The following proteins are encoded in a genomic region of Xanthomonas cassavae CFBP 4642:
- a CDS encoding glycosyltransferase family 4 protein, whose translation MRIAICSSFVPFINGGARFIVEWLGERLREHGHTVEVVYLPMWEAPDAILPQMASYRLMDLSQSVDRIITTRPPSHLIQHPNKIVWFIHNFRQFYDMWDSPYRSFPDDARHRALRNALVRADTTALNEARHVFANSKVVADRLRRFNGIDAEVLYPPLQDVSRFHDAGYGDEIVYICRTEPHKRQHLLLEAFKHVRTPVKLRLCGSGSLHYAAQLRTKIDEYGIGDRVVLVDRWISEEEKVEWLSTALAAAYLPEDEDSYGYPSLEAAHACKAVLTTNDSGGVVEFVEDGRNGFITEPDPVALAEAIDRLWSDRTLAKRMGAASRERVRELRIDWDHVIARVLS comes from the coding sequence TTGCGCATCGCGATCTGTTCTTCCTTCGTGCCGTTTATCAACGGCGGCGCACGTTTCATCGTCGAGTGGCTGGGCGAGCGTTTGCGCGAGCACGGCCATACCGTCGAGGTCGTGTACCTGCCGATGTGGGAGGCTCCCGACGCGATCTTGCCGCAAATGGCGAGCTATCGCCTGATGGATCTGAGCCAATCCGTGGATCGCATCATCACGACGCGTCCGCCATCGCATCTGATCCAGCACCCCAACAAGATCGTGTGGTTCATCCATAATTTCCGGCAGTTCTACGACATGTGGGACTCACCGTATCGCAGCTTCCCCGACGACGCGCGGCATCGCGCGCTTCGTAATGCGCTGGTGCGTGCCGATACCACTGCGCTCAACGAGGCGCGGCACGTATTCGCCAACTCGAAGGTGGTTGCCGATCGGTTGCGGCGCTTTAACGGCATCGATGCCGAGGTGTTGTATCCGCCGTTGCAGGATGTATCGCGTTTCCATGATGCGGGTTATGGCGATGAGATCGTCTATATCTGTCGTACCGAGCCGCACAAACGTCAGCATCTGTTGCTTGAAGCGTTTAAACATGTGCGGACTCCGGTAAAACTGCGCTTGTGCGGTTCGGGTAGCCTGCACTACGCCGCCCAGTTGAGAACGAAAATCGACGAATACGGTATCGGCGACCGTGTGGTGCTGGTAGATCGCTGGATCAGCGAGGAAGAGAAGGTTGAATGGCTGTCGACCGCGTTAGCAGCCGCTTATCTGCCGGAAGACGAGGATTCCTACGGTTATCCTTCGCTTGAGGCTGCGCATGCGTGCAAGGCGGTCTTGACCACCAACGATTCCGGCGGCGTCGTTGAGTTCGTCGAGGATGGCCGCAACGGCTTTATCACAGAGCCCGATCCGGTCGCATTGGCAGAAGCCATCGATCGGCT
- a CDS encoding DegT/DnrJ/EryC1/StrS family aminotransferase, with product MLANKRIPVAVPSLAGNEKTYVNQCLDSTWISSAGEFIGKFETNFAEFCGVRHAVAINNGTTAIHLALVALGIGAGDEVLIPTLTYIATANAVAYCNAIPVLVESEPGTMNLDAARLEAKITPRTKAIIVVHLYGHPVDMDPILAIARRHNLKVIEDAAEAHGAEYKGVRVGGLGDCATFSFFGNKIVTTGEGGMVTTNDDELAARLRLYRGQGMDPKRRYWFPVVGFNYRMTNLAAAIGLAQMERVDEALAARQRVASWYEAAFAAHDDLVERPFVAPYAKHVYWMYTVLLKGVSESQRDQVMALMDKDGIETRPLFYPMHVLPPYLQDGAEFPVANDQAARGMNLPTHAQLDATDVERVVHSLASALRQLGR from the coding sequence ATGTTGGCGAACAAGCGCATCCCCGTGGCGGTCCCGAGCCTGGCGGGCAATGAAAAAACCTACGTCAATCAGTGCTTGGATTCCACCTGGATATCGTCGGCAGGCGAATTCATCGGGAAGTTCGAGACCAACTTCGCGGAATTCTGCGGGGTTCGCCACGCGGTCGCGATCAATAACGGAACCACGGCCATTCATCTGGCTCTGGTCGCGCTGGGTATCGGCGCTGGCGATGAGGTGCTGATCCCCACCTTGACCTATATTGCTACGGCCAACGCTGTGGCGTACTGCAACGCGATCCCCGTCTTGGTCGAATCCGAGCCGGGTACGATGAATCTTGATGCGGCACGGCTCGAGGCGAAGATCACGCCGCGCACCAAGGCGATCATCGTGGTGCACCTGTACGGTCACCCGGTCGATATGGATCCCATCCTCGCGATCGCGCGCAGACATAACCTCAAGGTGATCGAGGACGCCGCCGAGGCACATGGTGCCGAGTACAAGGGCGTGCGGGTCGGTGGTTTGGGTGATTGCGCCACTTTCAGTTTTTTCGGCAACAAGATCGTGACTACCGGAGAGGGGGGCATGGTCACCACGAACGACGATGAACTCGCCGCGCGCCTGCGTCTGTATCGTGGGCAGGGCATGGACCCGAAGCGTCGCTATTGGTTTCCCGTCGTCGGTTTCAATTATCGTATGACAAACTTGGCGGCGGCGATCGGCCTGGCGCAGATGGAGCGCGTGGACGAGGCGCTGGCGGCGCGGCAGCGCGTGGCGAGCTGGTACGAAGCAGCTTTCGCCGCGCATGACGATCTGGTCGAGCGTCCGTTCGTTGCGCCATATGCCAAGCATGTCTACTGGATGTACACGGTGCTGTTGAAAGGCGTTAGCGAAAGCCAGCGCGACCAGGTCATGGCGTTGATGGACAAGGATGGCATTGAGACCCGGCCGCTGTTCTATCCGATGCATGTGTTGCCGCCTTATCTGCAAGATGGCGCGGAATTTCCGGTAGCCAACGATCAGGCCGCGCGTGGTATGAATCTGCCAACGCATGCGCAGCTCGACGCCACGGACGTGGAGCGCGTCGTTCATTCACTCGCCTCCGCACTGCGTCAGTTGGGGCGCTGA
- a CDS encoding acetyltransferase has translation MSRVAVVGGGGHAKVVIDLLRAGGHEVVACLDAALTGQQVSGVPVLGGEDEYLPRLQADGIDDVFVALGENRLRRKVVARIQHLGMRFVSAIGGSAVLSPSAKIGAGCAIMEGAIVNADAVIGDFAIINTNASVDHDCVVGSFCHIAPGSVLAGCVRLGEGVFLGAGARVIPGIGIASDVIVGAGAAVVRDIDEAGVWVGVPVRQIIKKD, from the coding sequence ATGAGTCGTGTGGCGGTGGTGGGTGGTGGTGGTCACGCCAAGGTGGTGATCGACTTGCTGCGTGCCGGCGGGCATGAGGTGGTGGCATGTCTGGATGCAGCCCTGACCGGACAGCAGGTCAGCGGCGTGCCGGTACTGGGTGGTGAAGACGAGTACCTGCCCAGATTGCAGGCCGACGGCATCGATGATGTATTCGTAGCACTTGGCGAGAATCGGCTGCGCCGCAAGGTGGTCGCGCGCATTCAGCATCTAGGCATGCGCTTCGTCTCCGCGATCGGTGGATCTGCGGTACTTTCCCCGTCCGCGAAGATCGGCGCAGGCTGCGCGATCATGGAAGGCGCCATCGTCAATGCCGACGCGGTTATTGGCGATTTTGCTATAATTAACACAAACGCATCGGTAGATCACGACTGCGTGGTGGGAAGTTTCTGCCACATAGCGCCCGGCAGTGTGCTCGCTGGCTGCGTGCGATTGGGCGAAGGTGTGTTCCTGGGGGCGGGAGCCCGGGTCATCCCCGGCATCGGTATCGCTTCTGACGTTATCGTGGGCGCAGGCGCCGCGGTCGTCAGAGACATCGACGAAGCTGGGGTGTGGGTCGGGGTGCCTGTGCGACAAATTATAAAAAAGGATTGA
- a CDS encoding FkbM family methyltransferase, which translates to MALKLRLDNAVRAAADTAAQDRGSDGTLLPGEQVMLSSLADPGTSALTLRGFGAFESDGAWTVGAAAQVEVRLRGVALGARHRLILNVLPFEAEGHRALIGMSINGGPSNHILRQGQGWQRIEADCPIKAKGAKGSLLIEFQIANPMSPSALSMGNDDRALGLKLGMLRIEEVDGATEAVEEVVAVPIDSDAKVPAASLGLDTLPQPDQLIHQLANRGPLLRKLLLDKNPLVRVVRWMRRVSRGMVSMQEQLDLIRLDSARQAYDLSRRIDRSEAEFRAMESQRSQTSETELRAAEHELLRADTRRQLDEVEVAVRRMQRELQSEMRNALESVRSTREEIYTALRDSARDVIQLRGESAAMLDVIRGSAGGEREVARFQHLEDLITSAHGKLDQAGLAIAAQAQCDSVTHPQLLAHMQAVTGDVQALMQGASRRVLRTSSGWIINTGFGHFSCDERDDLLAVCLAEYGDVERGLRLFLERVLQPGDVFVDAGANIGLHTVVGARAVGPEGRVFAIEAMPRTLEHLRASVRLSMVEECVTIFPVAAGAQAEDGRVFHIGVVSGHSSLYALPEEVASARVDIRPLDALIDVERVALVKIDVEGAELEVIAGMKQLIARNPGIAIVAEYAASHLQRVGTDRAQWERMCQDNAFVLHVVDDLTGQCHPIEGLAAIEARPSSNILMCRADSPVLAALHREVLA; encoded by the coding sequence ATGGCTCTTAAGCTCAGGCTGGACAATGCGGTGCGTGCAGCGGCGGACACCGCCGCGCAGGACCGAGGAAGCGACGGTACGCTCCTGCCTGGAGAGCAGGTGATGCTGTCTAGTTTGGCGGACCCTGGCACTTCGGCGTTGACTTTGCGAGGTTTTGGCGCGTTCGAATCGGATGGGGCTTGGACCGTTGGCGCCGCGGCGCAAGTGGAAGTGCGGTTGCGTGGCGTGGCTCTGGGGGCGCGCCATCGATTGATCTTGAACGTGCTTCCGTTCGAAGCAGAGGGGCATCGCGCCCTAATCGGCATGAGCATCAACGGTGGTCCTTCGAATCATATCCTGCGCCAGGGGCAGGGTTGGCAGAGGATAGAGGCGGATTGCCCGATCAAGGCAAAGGGAGCGAAGGGCTCGCTGCTGATTGAATTTCAGATTGCCAATCCGATGTCGCCCAGCGCGCTGAGCATGGGTAACGATGATCGCGCGCTGGGTCTGAAGCTCGGCATGTTACGCATCGAGGAAGTTGACGGTGCCACGGAAGCCGTGGAAGAGGTGGTCGCTGTTCCGATCGATTCCGATGCCAAAGTGCCTGCAGCGTCTTTGGGTCTCGATACGCTACCGCAGCCTGACCAATTGATTCATCAGCTGGCCAATCGTGGTCCGCTGTTGCGCAAGTTGTTGCTTGACAAAAATCCACTGGTACGTGTGGTGCGTTGGATGCGGCGTGTCTCGCGCGGCATGGTCTCCATGCAAGAGCAGCTCGATTTGATCCGGCTGGATTCTGCGCGTCAGGCTTACGATCTCTCGCGGCGGATAGATCGGTCCGAGGCCGAATTTCGCGCAATGGAGAGCCAGCGTTCGCAGACCTCCGAAACGGAACTGCGTGCAGCCGAGCATGAATTGCTGCGCGCCGATACGCGGCGACAATTGGATGAGGTTGAAGTCGCAGTGCGCCGCATGCAGCGGGAACTACAAAGTGAAATGCGCAACGCGTTGGAATCGGTGCGCTCGACTCGGGAAGAGATCTACACTGCGCTCCGCGACTCCGCGCGTGATGTGATCCAGCTGCGTGGCGAGAGCGCTGCCATGCTGGATGTCATACGGGGTTCGGCAGGTGGCGAGCGGGAAGTCGCGCGTTTCCAGCACCTGGAGGACCTGATCACCTCCGCTCACGGGAAGCTCGATCAGGCTGGCTTGGCCATCGCCGCGCAGGCGCAGTGCGATTCGGTAACGCATCCCCAGTTGCTGGCGCATATGCAGGCAGTAACTGGCGATGTGCAGGCGTTGATGCAAGGCGCGTCGCGCCGCGTGTTGCGTACGTCCAGCGGATGGATCATCAACACCGGTTTCGGACACTTCTCCTGCGACGAGCGTGACGATTTGCTTGCCGTGTGCCTTGCCGAATACGGCGACGTAGAGCGGGGTTTGCGGTTATTTCTGGAGCGTGTCCTGCAGCCCGGCGACGTGTTCGTCGATGCCGGTGCCAACATTGGTCTGCACACCGTCGTCGGCGCTCGTGCAGTCGGTCCGGAGGGACGGGTATTCGCGATCGAGGCAATGCCGCGGACGCTCGAACACCTGCGCGCCAGCGTGCGGCTGAGCATGGTCGAAGAGTGCGTCACGATATTCCCCGTGGCTGCAGGTGCACAGGCTGAAGATGGGCGCGTGTTCCATATTGGTGTCGTGTCCGGCCATAGCTCGTTGTACGCACTACCAGAAGAAGTGGCCAGCGCTCGGGTCGATATACGGCCGCTGGATGCATTGATCGATGTTGAGCGGGTCGCGCTGGTCAAGATCGATGTTGAAGGCGCCGAGCTTGAGGTCATTGCTGGCATGAAGCAGTTGATCGCACGCAATCCAGGTATCGCGATCGTCGCCGAATACGCAGCGTCGCACCTGCAGCGGGTGGGTACCGATCGCGCGCAGTGGGAGCGCATGTGCCAGGACAATGCTTTCGTGCTACATGTGGTCGACGACCTGACCGGCCAATGCCATCCGATAGAAGGCCTTGCCGCCATCGAGGCACGGCCAAGTTCCAATATTCTGATGTGCCGTGCCGATAGTCCGGTACTGGCGGCACTACACAGAGAGGTACTAGCATGA
- a CDS encoding ABC transporter ATP-binding protein, with protein MTAKLEFHDVTLRYPIYNNHSLSLRRNLVGIATGGKLLANSGQVTQVTALDKVSFALKQGDAIGIVGHNGAGKSSLLRTMAGIYTPLEGRIERTGRVATMFEVGAGMDPELSGYENITRMGMMLGLSRQEIQSRIPEIEEFTDLGDFLQLAVRTYSAGMTMRLMFAVATCTKPEILLVDEVFDVGDEAFKERAAIRMRDFIKSSQIFCLASHSMDAIAEYCNRVFVLSHGTLREISVSQLKSEGYGS; from the coding sequence ATGACAGCCAAGCTCGAATTCCACGATGTCACGTTGCGCTACCCCATCTACAACAACCACAGTCTTTCGCTACGCCGCAACCTTGTGGGGATCGCCACTGGCGGGAAGCTATTGGCGAACTCTGGCCAGGTAACCCAGGTCACCGCGCTGGACAAGGTCTCGTTCGCGCTCAAGCAGGGCGATGCGATCGGCATCGTAGGGCACAATGGCGCAGGCAAGAGTTCGCTCCTTCGTACGATGGCGGGTATCTACACGCCATTGGAAGGCCGTATAGAGCGCACTGGCCGGGTGGCAACGATGTTCGAGGTTGGCGCAGGTATGGACCCCGAGTTGTCCGGTTACGAGAACATCACTCGCATGGGCATGATGCTCGGATTATCGCGGCAGGAGATCCAGTCCCGGATTCCTGAGATCGAGGAATTCACCGACTTGGGCGATTTCCTGCAACTGGCAGTGCGTACCTATTCGGCAGGTATGACAATGCGTCTGATGTTCGCTGTGGCAACGTGCACCAAACCGGAAATTCTGCTCGTGGACGAGGTGTTCGACGTTGGTGACGAAGCCTTCAAGGAGCGTGCGGCGATTCGCATGCGCGATTTCATCAAGTCTTCGCAAATTTTTTGTCTGGCGTCGCACTCCATGGACGCCATCGCCGAGTATTGCAATCGGGTATTCGTGCTGAGTCATGGCACGCTTCGCGAAATTTCGGTGTCCCAACTCAAATCGGAAGGCTATGGCTCTTAA
- a CDS encoding ABC transporter permease, with the protein MHSYSSTFNDLVEGMKAARVSFYIAQGDIRARYRRSVLGPFWQSLATAVGVLGLGLLWSQLLNIDRQTFIPTLTAGLIIWQMLSGVLVESCGLFVRQASLIRNVVMPLSVHPTSVVTRYLVNFVHSLIVFLIVAVFLHIPVTWYTLLFIPGLLLVTLNLLWICFVFGVLGARYRDLEYGVSSVMPMLFLVSPVMYRLEALPFSSVILEFNPFTYLIEGIRAPMLGHAPSMETYVVLTAMAVLGWVAAFWFLHKAKLRLPFWI; encoded by the coding sequence ATGCATAGTTATTCATCCACCTTCAATGACCTGGTAGAAGGCATGAAGGCTGCGCGAGTTTCCTTCTACATAGCGCAGGGCGATATCCGCGCGCGCTACCGGCGTAGTGTACTGGGACCCTTTTGGCAGTCCCTGGCTACCGCAGTCGGGGTACTCGGCCTTGGCTTGCTATGGAGCCAGTTGCTCAATATCGATCGTCAGACATTCATTCCGACACTAACTGCGGGTCTGATCATCTGGCAGATGCTGTCCGGCGTTCTGGTCGAAAGTTGCGGGCTGTTCGTCCGACAGGCGTCCCTCATCCGCAACGTCGTGATGCCGCTTTCGGTCCATCCGACGAGCGTCGTCACGCGCTACCTGGTCAACTTCGTCCATAGCTTGATCGTGTTCCTGATCGTGGCAGTGTTCCTTCATATCCCGGTAACCTGGTACACGTTGCTTTTCATTCCGGGTCTTTTGCTGGTAACGCTCAATCTGCTGTGGATCTGTTTCGTGTTTGGTGTGCTTGGAGCACGTTACCGCGATCTGGAGTACGGCGTGTCATCGGTGATGCCGATGCTCTTTCTGGTAAGCCCGGTGATGTACCGACTGGAAGCGCTGCCATTTTCTTCGGTGATCCTGGAATTCAATCCGTTCACCTATCTCATTGAAGGGATTCGTGCACCAATGCTGGGCCATGCGCCAAGCATGGAAACGTATGTGGTATTGACGGCGATGGCGGTGCTGGGTTGGGTCGCGGCGTTCTGGTTTCTTCACAAGGCCAAGCTGCGCCTTCCCTTCTGGATCTAA
- a CDS encoding glycosyltransferase family 4 protein gives MQDSASSLPILRRLAQWILRNRWLRTFYAWIPASLRTRVAQRMMAEPRAPVVMFPRCESWAAKRHPVTDAPVRFFALPQSVENGQGVNIFAYLRGQFGLAECARLYARALLGAGYPTALVDIDLNLPHGLDDRSLDSYIRDEAPYDIHLVFINPDYLVPAFESIGEARLRGKHIIACWFWELEIIPESWLPAIESVDEILVASEFVREAFACVTDKPVVCVPLPLSEVGDSGLQRVDFDIDAKSFVFLTSFDFNSYVYRKNPFAVIEAFAQAFPETRKDVLLLVKTSNGHRNPQSLRALLEKASADPRIVVRDQILDRADVHALQRCANVYVSLHHAEGFGLGLAECMAQGKPVIGTGWSGNLAFMDSHNSALVNYAIVPVQEGEYAHHEGQRWARADIDDAAAWMRRLADDPVLARQLGARAQASVLETLSAERAASALIGWFERIHMQRRQRTVAVPFSGSTVSSSSQVDNFNA, from the coding sequence TTGCAAGATTCCGCTAGCAGTCTTCCGATCCTGCGCCGATTGGCGCAATGGATCTTGCGCAACCGCTGGTTGCGGACGTTCTATGCCTGGATTCCTGCGTCATTGCGCACGCGAGTGGCTCAACGAATGATGGCCGAGCCGCGCGCTCCGGTGGTTATGTTCCCACGTTGCGAGAGTTGGGCTGCGAAAAGGCACCCGGTGACTGACGCGCCTGTCCGCTTTTTCGCATTGCCGCAAAGTGTCGAGAACGGGCAGGGGGTCAACATATTTGCTTACCTGCGCGGCCAATTCGGACTGGCCGAATGCGCCCGCCTGTATGCGCGTGCTCTGCTGGGAGCGGGATATCCCACTGCGCTGGTGGATATCGACTTGAATCTCCCGCACGGTCTGGATGACCGGAGTCTGGATAGCTACATTCGTGACGAAGCGCCTTACGACATCCACCTGGTTTTCATTAATCCGGATTATCTGGTGCCCGCATTCGAGAGTATTGGCGAGGCGCGTCTCCGTGGGAAACACATTATTGCCTGCTGGTTCTGGGAACTCGAGATCATCCCGGAAAGTTGGCTGCCCGCGATCGAATCAGTCGATGAGATTCTCGTTGCATCCGAGTTCGTGCGCGAAGCTTTCGCGTGCGTGACCGATAAGCCGGTGGTGTGCGTTCCTCTTCCACTGAGCGAGGTGGGAGACAGCGGCCTGCAGCGTGTCGATTTCGATATCGACGCCAAATCTTTCGTGTTTTTGACCAGTTTCGATTTCAATTCGTATGTCTATCGCAAGAATCCCTTCGCAGTCATCGAGGCCTTCGCGCAAGCGTTTCCCGAGACGAGGAAGGATGTGTTGCTGCTGGTCAAGACGAGCAATGGTCATCGCAACCCGCAAAGCCTTCGCGCATTGCTGGAAAAAGCCAGTGCCGACCCGCGAATCGTCGTGCGCGATCAAATACTGGATCGTGCGGACGTTCATGCCTTGCAACGGTGCGCCAACGTCTATGTTTCTCTGCATCATGCCGAGGGATTCGGTCTTGGACTTGCCGAGTGCATGGCACAAGGAAAGCCTGTGATAGGTACCGGCTGGTCAGGCAATCTCGCCTTCATGGATTCCCACAACAGTGCATTGGTGAATTACGCGATCGTACCGGTGCAGGAGGGTGAGTACGCCCACCACGAAGGCCAGCGCTGGGCGCGCGCAGATATCGACGATGCCGCCGCGTGGATGCGCCGGTTGGCGGATGATCCGGTGCTTGCGCGGCAATTGGGTGCGCGGGCTCAGGCATCCGTTCTGGAAACCCTGTCTGCCGAACGCGCGGCCAGCGCGCTCATCGGTTGGTTCGAGCGCATCCATATGCAGCGCCGCCAGCGAACGGTCGCTGTTCCTTTCTCCGGATCCACTGTCTCTTCTTCTTCGCAGGTCGACAATTTCAATGCATAG
- a CDS encoding cystathionine gamma-synthase, whose translation MSNRTTPSHDGERELSLATLAIHGGQSPDPSTGAVMPPIYATSTYAQSSPGEHQGFEYSRTHNPTRFAYERCVASLEGGTRGFAFASGMAATSTVMELLDAGSHVVAMDDLYGGTFRLFERVRRRTAGLDFSFVDLTDAAAFEAAIRPDTRMVWIETPTNPMLKLVDIAAIAAIARKHGLLIVVDNTFASPMLQRPLSLGADIVVHSATKYLNGHSDMVGGIAVVGNNAELAEQLAFLQNSIGGVQGPFDSFLALRGLKTLPLRMRAHCDNALALAQWLETHPAIEKVIYPGLASHPQHVLAQRQMSGFGGIVSIVLKGGFEAAKRFCEKTELFTLAESLGGVESLVNHPAVMTHASIPVARRDQLGISDALVRLSVGVEDVGDLRVDLAAALEC comes from the coding sequence ATGTCCAATCGCACCACACCCAGCCACGATGGCGAGCGCGAACTCTCGCTCGCCACGCTGGCGATCCATGGAGGGCAGTCGCCGGACCCCAGCACCGGGGCGGTGATGCCGCCGATCTACGCGACGTCCACCTATGCGCAGTCCAGCCCGGGCGAGCATCAGGGCTTCGAGTATTCGCGTACCCACAACCCCACGCGCTTTGCCTATGAGCGCTGCGTCGCGTCGCTGGAAGGCGGCACGCGTGGCTTTGCGTTCGCCTCCGGCATGGCCGCCACCTCCACCGTGATGGAACTGCTGGACGCCGGCAGCCACGTGGTGGCGATGGACGATCTGTATGGCGGCACCTTCCGCCTGTTCGAGCGCGTGCGTCGCCGCACCGCCGGCCTGGATTTCAGCTTCGTCGACCTGACCGATGCGGCTGCCTTCGAAGCCGCGATCCGCCCCGACACCAGGATGGTGTGGATCGAGACCCCGACCAACCCGATGCTCAAGCTGGTCGATATCGCCGCCATCGCCGCGATCGCGCGCAAGCATGGCCTGCTGATCGTGGTCGACAACACCTTCGCCTCGCCGATGTTGCAGCGCCCGCTCAGCCTGGGTGCCGATATCGTGGTGCACTCGGCCACCAAGTACCTCAATGGCCACTCGGACATGGTCGGCGGCATCGCGGTGGTCGGCAACAACGCCGAACTGGCCGAGCAACTGGCCTTCCTGCAGAACTCCATCGGCGGCGTGCAAGGCCCGTTCGACAGTTTCCTCGCCTTGCGCGGCCTCAAGACCCTGCCGCTGCGCATGCGCGCACATTGCGACAACGCCCTGGCGCTCGCGCAATGGCTGGAAACGCACCCCGCCATCGAAAAGGTGATCTACCCCGGCCTGGCCTCGCACCCGCAACACGTGCTGGCCCAGCGGCAGATGTCCGGCTTCGGCGGTATCGTCTCGATCGTGCTCAAGGGTGGCTTCGAGGCGGCCAAGCGCTTCTGCGAGAAGACCGAACTGTTCACCCTGGCCGAATCGCTCGGTGGCGTGGAAAGCCTGGTGAATCATCCTGCGGTTATGACCCACGCCTCCATTCCCGTGGCCCGCCGCGACCAGCTTGGCATCAGCGATGCGCTGGTGCGCTTGAGCGTGGGGGTTGAGGATGTTGGGGACTTACGGGTGGATCTGGCGGCAGCGCTGGAGTGCTGA
- a CDS encoding pyridoxal-phosphate dependent enzyme: MAIHSSVLELIGNTPIIKAQRLDTGVCELFLKLEASNPGGSIKDRIGLSMIEAAERRGDLKPGATLVEGTAGNTGLGLALVAQQKGYQLILVVPDKMSREKIFNLKAMGANVVLTRSDVAKGHPEYYQDLAARIAAETPGAYFINQFGNPDNPAAHEFGTGPEILAQMDGQLDAIVFGCGSSGTMTGLSRAFASASPHTELVLADPVGSILTQYIEEGTVSEKSGSWLVEGIGEDFLPDISDFTRVKKAYSITDAESFHTARELLAKEGILGGSSTGTLLAAALKYCREQATPKRVLVFVCDTGNKYLSKMYNDYWMLDNGFLERPQHGDLRDLILRPYNKRDTVVVGPKDLLTTAYQRMKLYDVSQLPVIDDGELVGIVDESDVLLHVYGDEARFRDPISTAMVSKLDRLDVASPIEALLPVFDRGQVAIVMDGKQFLGLITRIDLLNYLRRRVQ, encoded by the coding sequence ATGGCGATCCATTCCTCCGTACTCGAACTGATTGGTAACACGCCGATCATCAAGGCCCAGCGCCTGGATACCGGCGTCTGCGAACTGTTCCTCAAGCTGGAGGCGAGCAACCCCGGCGGATCCATCAAGGATCGCATCGGCCTGTCGATGATCGAAGCGGCCGAACGGCGCGGCGATCTCAAGCCCGGCGCCACCCTGGTGGAAGGCACCGCCGGCAACACCGGCCTGGGCCTGGCGCTGGTGGCGCAGCAGAAGGGCTACCAGCTGATCCTGGTGGTGCCGGACAAGATGAGCCGCGAGAAGATCTTCAACCTCAAGGCCATGGGCGCCAACGTGGTGTTGACCCGCTCGGATGTGGCCAAGGGCCACCCGGAGTACTACCAGGACCTGGCCGCCAGGATCGCGGCCGAGACCCCAGGCGCCTACTTCATCAACCAGTTCGGCAACCCGGACAACCCGGCCGCGCACGAATTCGGCACCGGCCCGGAAATCCTGGCGCAGATGGACGGCCAGCTGGATGCCATCGTGTTCGGCTGCGGCAGCTCCGGCACCATGACCGGCCTGTCGCGCGCCTTCGCCAGCGCCTCGCCGCACACCGAACTGGTGCTGGCCGACCCGGTCGGCTCGATCCTGACCCAGTACATCGAAGAGGGCACGGTCAGCGAGAAGTCCGGCAGCTGGCTGGTCGAAGGCATCGGCGAGGACTTCCTGCCGGACATCTCCGACTTCACCCGCGTCAAGAAGGCGTATTCGATCACCGACGCGGAAAGCTTCCACACCGCGCGCGAGCTGCTGGCCAAGGAGGGCATCCTCGGCGGCTCGTCCACCGGCACCCTGCTGGCCGCTGCGCTGAAGTATTGCCGCGAGCAGGCCACGCCCAAGCGCGTGCTGGTATTCGTTTGCGATACCGGCAACAAGTACCTGTCCAAGATGTACAACGACTACTGGATGCTGGACAACGGCTTCCTGGAGCGCCCGCAGCACGGCGACCTGCGCGACCTGATCCTGCGCCCGTACAACAAGCGCGACACCGTGGTGGTGGGCCCCAAGGACCTGCTGACCACCGCCTACCAGCGCATGAAGCTGTACGACGTCTCGCAGCTGCCGGTCATCGATGACGGCGAGCTGGTCGGCATCGTCGACGAGAGCGACGTGTTGCTGCATGTGTACGGCGACGAGGCACGCTTCCGCGACCCGATCTCCACCGCCATGGTCAGCAAGCTCGATCGCCTGGATGTCGCCTCGCCGATCGAGGCGCTGCTGCCGGTGTTCGACCGCGGCCAGGTCGCCATCGTCATGGACGGCAAGCAGTTCCTGGGACTGATCACCCGCATCGACCTGCTCAACTACCTGCGCCGCCGCGTGCAGTGA
- a CDS encoding YdcH family protein gives MFEGQPQTEIDALMKSDPQFKQLYQRHKLLNKKCMDAELGVLPIDDVTLGQMKREKLQAKEKLTRMYDQLTH, from the coding sequence ATGTTCGAAGGGCAACCGCAGACCGAAATCGATGCACTGATGAAGTCCGATCCCCAGTTCAAGCAGCTCTACCAACGCCACAAGCTATTGAACAAGAAATGCATGGATGCCGAACTCGGGGTGCTCCCGATCGACGACGTGACCTTGGGCCAGATGAAACGCGAAAAATTGCAGGCCAAAGAAAAGCTCACCCGGATGTACGACCAGCTCACGCACTGA